Proteins encoded together in one Chitinophaga sp. LS1 window:
- a CDS encoding bifunctional precorrin-2 dehydrogenase/sirohydrochlorin ferrochelatase gives MEENHLFPVFFKVHRLQILVVGGGGIGLEKVSALLDNCPEANLTVVATWFLPELEALVKKAPNVTLVQKEFSCGDMFGKDLAIAATSDHELNYFVWEKAKCSKILINVADTPALCDFYLGSVVQKGNLKIAISTNGKSPTIAKRLKEVLQEALPGSLNEILDKLQLIRERIKGDFSEKVKQLNEITDVLVKKD, from the coding sequence ATGGAAGAGAATCATTTGTTTCCCGTATTCTTCAAAGTGCATCGTCTCCAGATTTTAGTGGTAGGCGGTGGCGGTATCGGACTTGAAAAGGTAAGTGCCCTCCTGGATAATTGTCCGGAGGCTAATCTGACAGTAGTAGCCACCTGGTTTTTACCGGAGCTGGAAGCGTTAGTCAAAAAAGCGCCCAATGTAACGTTGGTGCAAAAGGAATTTTCCTGTGGCGATATGTTTGGAAAAGACCTGGCCATAGCCGCTACGAGCGACCATGAGTTGAATTATTTTGTCTGGGAAAAGGCAAAGTGCAGCAAAATATTAATTAATGTGGCTGATACCCCGGCACTGTGTGATTTTTACCTGGGTTCAGTAGTTCAGAAAGGCAACCTCAAGATAGCCATCTCCACCAACGGCAAATCTCCCACCATTGCCAAAAGACTCAAAGAGGTATTGCAGGAAGCATTACCGGGGTCGTTGAATGAAATTTTAGATAAACTCCAGTTGATCCGTGAAAGGATCAAGGGTGATTTCTCGGAAAAAGTAAAACAACTTAACGAGATAACAGATGTTTTGGTTAAAAAAGACTAA
- a CDS encoding nitrite reductase: protein MQGFRTELENPVVEKDIIELEKKIRLFREGQIPEEKFRSLRLARGIYGQRQAGVQMIRIKLPYGKMTLEQWKRISDVSDEYSTGNLHLTTRQDVQIHFVSLEKTPELWAKLDADDITIREACGNTVRNITASDIAGIDPDEPFDVTPYADAAFRYFLRNPICQDMGRKIKMSFSSSDKDTAWSFMHDMGAIPKVRIVDGKEVRGFKVLVGGGLGAQPILAQVAYEFLEAEKLIPYIEAVLRVFDRHGERSSRHKARMKFLIAKLGFEEFTRLVTEEFTAIGNKVYEVDAAVWPETAPAPADAVVPAFTIKDPQKYEAWKATNTFEQKQAGYYGAYVRVPLGNISSVVSRQLVEALRPVIANDVRVTANQGLLLKYIQPAHLPYVFSALEAAGFGEPGFNSIADITACPGTDTCNLAISSSTGISTALELVIQEEFPALVYNKDIKIKISGCMNSCGQHGIASIGFHGSSMKNGGKVLPALQVLLGGGIVGNGVGRVADKVIKVPSKRGPEVLRTLLQNYAENAQENEKFNDYYDRQGERYFYDLLKPLTDLASLVDEDFIDWGQGDKFATAIGVGECASVVIDLVQTLLFEGEEKLEWGKVALDANQYADSIYHSYSTFVQTAKALLLGEGVACNTQTGVINDFDKHFVQTGKWALEGTFNELVLQINKNEPSEAFAKAYYKQATEFYQQAQALRQQEAGAIAAE, encoded by the coding sequence ATGCAAGGATTTAGAACAGAACTTGAAAATCCCGTCGTAGAGAAGGATATAATAGAACTGGAGAAAAAGATCCGTCTGTTCCGCGAAGGACAGATTCCGGAAGAGAAATTCCGTAGTCTCCGTCTGGCAAGGGGCATTTACGGACAACGTCAGGCTGGTGTACAGATGATTCGTATCAAATTGCCTTATGGTAAAATGACGCTGGAACAATGGAAGAGAATTTCCGATGTTTCAGACGAGTATTCTACTGGTAACCTGCACCTGACTACCCGCCAGGATGTTCAGATCCACTTTGTAAGTCTTGAAAAAACCCCTGAACTGTGGGCCAAACTGGATGCTGATGACATCACCATTCGTGAAGCCTGTGGTAATACGGTAAGAAATATCACCGCTTCTGATATAGCGGGTATTGATCCGGATGAACCATTTGATGTAACGCCTTATGCAGATGCAGCTTTCCGCTACTTCCTGCGTAATCCTATCTGTCAGGATATGGGTCGTAAGATCAAAATGTCTTTTTCCAGCAGCGACAAAGACACTGCCTGGTCTTTCATGCACGATATGGGGGCAATTCCTAAAGTGCGTATTGTAGATGGCAAAGAAGTGCGTGGTTTTAAGGTGTTGGTAGGTGGCGGCCTTGGTGCACAGCCCATCCTTGCACAGGTAGCATATGAATTCCTGGAAGCTGAAAAGCTTATACCATATATAGAAGCGGTACTGCGCGTATTTGACCGGCATGGTGAAAGATCCAGCCGTCATAAGGCACGTATGAAGTTCCTCATTGCCAAGCTTGGTTTTGAAGAATTCACCCGCCTGGTCACAGAAGAATTTACAGCGATCGGGAACAAGGTCTATGAAGTGGATGCAGCAGTATGGCCTGAAACAGCACCGGCTCCTGCCGATGCAGTCGTACCTGCTTTCACCATCAAAGATCCTCAGAAATACGAAGCCTGGAAAGCAACTAACACCTTCGAACAGAAGCAGGCTGGTTACTATGGTGCTTATGTACGTGTACCATTGGGTAATATCAGTTCAGTGGTTTCCCGCCAGCTGGTGGAAGCACTGCGCCCGGTAATAGCCAACGATGTACGTGTGACGGCGAACCAGGGTTTACTGCTCAAATATATTCAGCCAGCTCACCTGCCATATGTATTCAGTGCACTGGAAGCAGCAGGATTTGGAGAACCAGGTTTCAACAGCATCGCAGATATCACTGCCTGCCCTGGTACAGATACCTGTAACCTGGCGATCTCCAGCAGTACCGGTATCTCTACCGCACTGGAACTGGTGATCCAGGAAGAATTTCCTGCGCTGGTATATAATAAAGATATCAAGATCAAGATCAGCGGTTGTATGAACAGCTGTGGTCAGCACGGTATTGCGAGTATTGGTTTCCATGGTAGTTCTATGAAGAACGGTGGTAAAGTACTCCCTGCCCTCCAGGTATTGTTGGGTGGTGGTATTGTAGGTAATGGTGTAGGTCGGGTGGCAGACAAGGTGATCAAGGTGCCAAGTAAGCGTGGTCCTGAAGTACTGCGTACCCTGCTCCAGAACTATGCAGAGAATGCACAGGAGAACGAAAAGTTCAATGATTATTACGATCGTCAGGGAGAACGTTACTTCTACGACCTGCTGAAACCATTGACAGACCTGGCTTCTCTGGTTGATGAAGACTTCATTGACTGGGGACAGGGCGACAAGTTCGCAACTGCCATCGGTGTAGGTGAGTGTGCGAGCGTAGTGATTGACCTGGTACAAACCCTGCTGTTCGAAGGTGAAGAGAAACTGGAATGGGGTAAAGTAGCACTGGATGCAAACCAGTATGCTGACAGCATTTACCATTCTTATTCCACTTTTGTGCAGACAGCCAAAGCGTTGCTGCTGGGAGAGGGTGTGGCTTGTAACACACAGACAGGGGTGATCAACGACTTCGACAAACATTTCGTACAAACAGGTAAATGGGCGCTGGAAGGCACTTTCAATGAGCTGGTATTACAGATCAACAAGAACGAGCCATCTGAAGCATTTGCAAAAGCATATTATAAACAGGCAACTGAATTCTATCAGCAGGCACAGGCTTTAAGGCAACAAGAAGCTGGAGCTATCGCTGCTGAGTAA
- a CDS encoding beta-ketoacyl-ACP synthase III — protein MNKVYITATGQYLPNTPVANDEMELYLGSINNTPSRMKDIFLRKNGIKSRYYALNTLQQTTHQAWEMAAKAIDNCLDGAPADKQDIDFLSTATTQSDMPIPGFASMVQGESGIGACTIASHQSVCASSIMAIQNAFMHVKAGHAGNALCCAAELPSRMFKASRFQHQDIIKDNELPTEIDFLRWMLSDGAGAMLLQHTPSPTQLSLEIEWVDLRSYANQFDVCMYTGTNKAPNGSITKTWLDYESMSAADKDGAINLKQDMGLVDNIVKLGIQRFFELIDDGKVAPDAIDWLVCHYSSHHFKKQITDLLEKGGVVIPAHKWFTNLYTTGNIGAASIFAMLDDLLRSGKLEEGQQLLCMVPESGRFITGYMLLKVVAPGGKRFITEDIATIKAPEIRIQEKPVQEWLVRQLTGVWFDFERSLQQVPIVKKIFNGQLTMAEYKRLLLNLRQQVIDGSQWIARAASNVSMQYFHVRSSFIRHSADEHRDYQILEKNYINCGGEEKDLYTGEKNIGSEALSAYMFQRASQPDPFDLLGGMFIIEGLGNRVSGKWGRAIQQQLHLNADQVSFFIYHETSDSNDNHFERFENAIQSDLLTQEMAARIVKTAKVVARLYRMQLEELDNI, from the coding sequence ATGAATAAAGTTTATATCACTGCCACGGGACAATACCTTCCCAACACCCCGGTAGCCAACGATGAAATGGAATTGTACCTCGGTAGCATCAACAACACCCCATCCCGGATGAAAGACATTTTTCTCCGCAAAAATGGAATCAAATCCCGCTACTACGCGCTCAACACCCTACAACAAACCACCCACCAGGCCTGGGAAATGGCCGCCAAAGCCATTGACAATTGCCTCGACGGCGCCCCTGCTGACAAACAGGATATTGATTTCCTTAGTACCGCCACTACCCAAAGCGATATGCCCATCCCCGGCTTCGCCAGTATGGTACAGGGCGAAAGTGGTATCGGGGCCTGCACTATCGCCTCTCACCAAAGCGTATGTGCATCCAGCATTATGGCGATCCAGAATGCATTTATGCATGTGAAAGCCGGTCACGCCGGCAATGCCCTTTGTTGTGCCGCGGAACTCCCCAGCCGTATGTTCAAAGCCTCCCGCTTTCAACACCAGGATATTATTAAGGACAATGAACTGCCCACGGAAATTGATTTCCTTCGCTGGATGCTCAGTGATGGGGCAGGAGCAATGCTCTTACAACATACACCATCTCCCACTCAGTTGTCTCTGGAAATAGAATGGGTAGACCTGCGCTCTTACGCCAATCAGTTTGACGTATGCATGTATACAGGTACCAACAAAGCCCCGAATGGCAGCATCACTAAAACATGGCTGGATTATGAAAGCATGAGTGCTGCCGATAAAGATGGTGCGATCAACCTGAAACAGGACATGGGGCTGGTGGATAACATTGTCAAACTGGGTATTCAGCGCTTCTTTGAATTGATAGACGATGGCAAAGTAGCACCGGACGCCATCGACTGGTTAGTATGCCATTACTCTTCCCATCATTTCAAAAAGCAAATCACAGATCTGTTGGAGAAAGGGGGCGTAGTCATTCCTGCACATAAATGGTTCACCAACCTTTATACTACCGGTAATATCGGTGCAGCCTCCATCTTCGCGATGCTGGATGACCTGCTGCGTAGTGGCAAACTGGAAGAAGGACAACAACTCCTTTGCATGGTACCTGAAAGTGGTCGCTTCATTACCGGTTATATGTTATTGAAAGTAGTGGCTCCCGGTGGTAAAAGATTCATCACCGAAGATATTGCTACCATCAAAGCCCCTGAGATCAGGATACAGGAAAAACCTGTGCAGGAGTGGCTGGTAAGACAACTCACCGGGGTGTGGTTCGACTTTGAACGTTCCCTGCAACAGGTTCCGATCGTGAAAAAGATCTTCAATGGTCAGCTTACGATGGCAGAGTACAAACGCCTGTTGCTGAATTTAAGACAGCAGGTAATAGATGGTTCTCAGTGGATTGCGCGTGCAGCTTCGAATGTAAGTATGCAATACTTCCATGTACGTTCTTCCTTTATTCGTCACAGTGCAGATGAACACAGAGATTACCAGATCCTGGAAAAGAACTATATTAATTGTGGGGGAGAAGAGAAAGACCTGTACACAGGTGAGAAGAACATCGGTAGCGAAGCGCTGAGTGCTTACATGTTCCAGCGTGCGAGTCAGCCGGATCCGTTTGATCTGTTAGGTGGTATGTTCATCATCGAAGGGTTGGGCAATCGCGTATCCGGAAAATGGGGTAGAGCGATTCAGCAACAGCTGCACCTCAATGCCGACCAGGTATCGTTTTTTATCTATCATGAAACCAGTGATAGCAACGACAACCATTTTGAGCGTTTCGAGAATGCCATTCAATCCGACCTACTTACCCAGGAAATGGCGGCCAGAATTGTAAAAACGGCGAAGGTCGTGGCCAGATTATACAGAATGCAATTAGAAGAACTGGACAATATTTAA
- a CDS encoding HD domain-containing protein — translation MTQDQLIANTVTYVKQELTHAEGGHDWWHIHRVWHTAGEIAAKEPVNSLIVSLGALLHDIADAKFHGGDETIGPAKARQFLESQGVGEDVITHVIAIIDNISFKGGHNEGKFTSPELAVVQDADRLDAIGAIGIARAFNYGGFKNRPLYDPAIPPDLQMSREQYKNSTAPTINHFYEKLLLLKDKMNTTTGRELAAERHAFMETFLEQFYKEWH, via the coding sequence ATGACGCAAGATCAACTGATAGCCAATACCGTTACTTATGTAAAACAGGAATTAACCCATGCCGAAGGAGGCCATGACTGGTGGCATATTCACCGGGTTTGGCATACTGCCGGCGAAATTGCTGCCAAAGAACCTGTCAATTCATTAATCGTATCACTGGGAGCCTTGCTCCACGATATTGCCGACGCCAAGTTCCATGGCGGCGATGAGACGATTGGACCGGCCAAAGCCCGTCAGTTCCTGGAATCTCAGGGAGTGGGGGAGGACGTGATCACACATGTGATCGCCATTATCGATAATATTTCTTTCAAAGGAGGGCATAACGAAGGAAAATTCACCTCGCCGGAGCTGGCAGTGGTACAGGATGCAGACAGACTGGACGCTATCGGGGCCATTGGCATAGCCCGCGCCTTTAACTATGGTGGATTTAAAAACAGGCCGTTATACGATCCGGCTATACCACCGGACCTGCAAATGAGCAGGGAACAGTACAAGAACAGCACTGCCCCTACTATCAATCATTTTTATGAAAAACTGCTCTTATTAAAGGATAAGATGAACACCACTACCGGAAGGGAACTGGCAGCCGAACGGCATGCTTTTATGGAGACTTTCCTCGAACAATTCTATAAAGAATGGCATTAA
- the cobA gene encoding uroporphyrinogen-III C-methyltransferase — MQQITPKLTLVGAGPGDPELITVKGLKAIQQARVILYDALSNNELLEHAPCNCLKRFVGKRAGMHVYSQDEINRMIVKYALTYGSVVRLKGGDSFVFGRGQEELTFARQFNIDTEVVPGVTSAISVPGFNNIPVTARNVSEGFWVVAGTTQDGDLSRDLVHAIHADTTVVILMGMSKLEEISAAYVAQGKGNVPAAIIQNGTLPSQKVGIGTVSDLVNIARREELKNPAIIIVGEVVRFHETFIAVQDRIAEELKIAV; from the coding sequence ATGCAGCAGATTACTCCAAAATTAACCCTGGTGGGCGCAGGCCCCGGAGATCCTGAGCTGATTACTGTAAAAGGTCTGAAGGCCATACAGCAGGCAAGGGTCATCCTCTACGATGCATTGTCAAACAATGAACTGCTGGAACATGCACCCTGCAACTGCCTGAAACGTTTCGTAGGCAAGAGAGCGGGTATGCACGTGTACTCACAGGATGAGATCAATCGCATGATCGTGAAGTATGCCCTTACTTATGGCAGTGTGGTAAGACTGAAGGGCGGCGATTCATTTGTATTCGGCCGTGGGCAGGAGGAATTGACTTTTGCCCGTCAGTTTAATATCGATACAGAAGTAGTACCTGGAGTGACCAGTGCCATCTCCGTACCTGGTTTCAACAATATTCCGGTTACAGCACGCAATGTAAGCGAAGGCTTTTGGGTAGTAGCGGGTACCACACAGGATGGTGATCTGTCACGCGACCTGGTACATGCCATTCATGCAGATACAACAGTGGTAATTCTGATGGGAATGAGTAAATTAGAAGAAATATCTGCAGCCTATGTTGCTCAGGGGAAAGGAAATGTACCCGCGGCTATCATTCAAAATGGTACATTGCCCTCACAGAAGGTAGGAATTGGCACTGTTTCCGATCTTGTAAACATTGCTCGTCGGGAGGAGCTGAAAAACCCGGCCATCATAATAGTGGGGGAGGTAGTACGCTTCCATGAAACGTTCATAGCAGTGCAGGACAGAATAGCAGAAGAATTGAAAATAGCTGTGTAA
- a CDS encoding CTP synthase, producing MAKYIFVTGGVTSSLGKGIIAASLAKLLQARGFRVTIQKFDPYINVDPGTLNPYEHGECFVTEDGAETDLDLGHYERFLNTPTSQANNVTTGRIYQTVINKEREGAYLGKTVQVVPHITDEIKRRILLLGKDGKYDIVITELGGTVGDIESLPYIEAVRQLQWELDEQDCLVVHLTLIPYLRAAKELKTKPTQHSVKMMSENGVHPDVIVCRTEEPMYNDLKKKIALFCNVTVDAVIEATDMSTIYEVPLEMLKEKLDIICMKKLGIPIEKEPDMTKWRGFLDKLKYPKSKVTIGLIGKYVELQDAYKSILESFIHAGAMNECKVVVQNIHSEFLTSENVAEKLRNLDGLLVAPGFGHRGIEGKITAIQYARENNLPFFGICLGMQMSVVEYARNVIGWKDAHSTEMDPETGHPVIGLMEEQKKITAKGGTMRLGAYTCDLLPGSRAASIYDSIKISERHRHRYEFNSQYMGDFEKAGMIASGRNPESGLVEMVELPNHPFFVGCQFHPELKSTVERPAPLFVHFIGAAKQYAEDKTNKTKVAEEVAQ from the coding sequence ATGGCAAAATATATCTTCGTTACGGGAGGTGTTACATCCTCATTGGGTAAAGGAATTATAGCAGCTTCACTTGCAAAATTATTGCAGGCACGCGGCTTTAGAGTGACTATTCAAAAGTTCGATCCATATATCAATGTGGATCCGGGAACATTAAACCCATATGAGCATGGGGAATGTTTTGTAACTGAAGATGGCGCAGAAACAGATCTGGATCTGGGACACTACGAGCGTTTTCTGAACACTCCAACATCTCAGGCCAACAATGTGACCACAGGCCGCATTTATCAAACCGTTATTAATAAAGAACGTGAAGGCGCCTACCTGGGTAAAACCGTTCAGGTAGTTCCGCACATCACCGACGAAATCAAACGTCGTATTCTCCTGCTAGGCAAAGACGGTAAATATGATATCGTGATCACTGAGTTGGGTGGTACCGTTGGCGACATCGAATCTCTTCCTTATATAGAGGCGGTTCGTCAGTTACAGTGGGAACTGGACGAACAGGATTGTCTGGTGGTTCACCTGACCCTCATTCCTTACCTGCGTGCTGCTAAAGAGTTGAAAACCAAGCCAACTCAGCACTCTGTGAAGATGATGAGCGAGAACGGTGTACATCCTGACGTGATCGTGTGCCGTACCGAAGAGCCGATGTACAACGATCTGAAAAAGAAGATCGCCCTGTTCTGTAACGTAACCGTAGACGCCGTGATCGAAGCAACCGACATGAGCACCATCTACGAAGTGCCGCTGGAAATGCTGAAGGAGAAACTGGACATCATCTGTATGAAGAAACTGGGTATTCCTATCGAGAAAGAACCAGACATGACCAAATGGCGTGGTTTCCTCGACAAACTGAAATATCCTAAATCAAAAGTAACCATCGGTCTGATTGGTAAATATGTAGAATTGCAGGATGCTTACAAATCCATCCTGGAATCCTTCATCCACGCAGGCGCGATGAACGAGTGTAAAGTAGTCGTTCAAAATATTCATTCTGAATTCCTTACATCTGAGAACGTAGCTGAAAAACTGCGTAACCTGGATGGTCTGCTGGTAGCACCAGGTTTTGGCCACCGTGGTATCGAAGGTAAGATCACCGCTATTCAGTATGCCCGTGAAAACAACCTGCCATTCTTTGGTATTTGCCTGGGTATGCAGATGAGCGTTGTGGAATATGCCCGTAACGTAATCGGCTGGAAAGATGCACACTCTACCGAAATGGACCCTGAAACTGGTCACCCGGTGATCGGTCTCATGGAAGAGCAGAAGAAAATCACGGCGAAAGGTGGTACAATGCGTCTGGGGGCTTATACCTGTGACCTGCTTCCAGGTTCCAGGGCTGCCAGCATCTATGACAGCATCAAGATCAGCGAACGTCACCGTCACCGTTACGAGTTCAATAGTCAGTACATGGGCGATTTCGAAAAAGCGGGTATGATTGCTTCCGGCCGTAATCCTGAAAGCGGACTGGTGGAAATGGTAGAATTGCCAAACCATCCGTTCTTTGTGGGCTGTCAGTTCCACCCTGAGCTGAAAAGCACAGTGGAAAGACCGGCACCGCTGTTTGTTCACTTCATCGGCGCTGCCAAGCAGTATGCAGAAGATAAGACAAACAAAACAAAGGTGGCTGAAGAAGTAGCACAATAA
- a CDS encoding DUF6999 family protein codes for MIHTREHYEKMQNDTRNPSHWHALFLDKSIPFDPDAKAAFLYDSSTKSRQFLYPVIKAFARLSIVLMQVFKIFIPNLINAPKMLHKSLFWGMKYWITPEANFLILRHFYLGSEVLRFIKDNVRGAENIPMNPLKPLAVSDVRDNLFLEHDLNLYNFIINLNKAIDEKGVRVVKQEQPDFSAISANPIPFATFRDKWTNFIDLGTAIEIFTPVYQFFLTDADFWRATNSLQLDEVIGIYAATIMDCPEKLTALNNKHPMIPLPMAGAAFRLLLHGFSTEVLHALLVQAKLEQAKEK; via the coding sequence ATGATACACACCAGAGAACATTACGAGAAGATGCAGAATGACACCCGCAATCCCAGTCATTGGCATGCATTGTTCCTCGACAAGAGCATCCCCTTTGACCCCGATGCGAAAGCGGCATTTTTGTACGACTCTTCTACGAAGAGCAGGCAATTTCTTTACCCCGTGATAAAAGCCTTTGCCAGGTTGAGTATCGTACTGATGCAGGTGTTCAAGATCTTTATACCCAACCTGATCAATGCTCCGAAGATGCTGCACAAGAGCCTCTTCTGGGGAATGAAATATTGGATTACACCAGAGGCGAACTTCCTGATACTCCGGCATTTTTACCTGGGATCAGAAGTATTACGCTTTATCAAAGACAATGTGAGGGGAGCAGAGAATATTCCGATGAATCCGCTGAAGCCGCTGGCAGTAAGTGATGTGAGGGATAACCTGTTCCTGGAGCATGACCTGAACCTGTACAACTTTATCATTAACCTGAACAAGGCGATCGATGAAAAAGGAGTGAGGGTTGTGAAGCAGGAGCAACCCGACTTCAGTGCAATTTCAGCCAATCCGATTCCGTTTGCCACCTTCAGGGACAAGTGGACGAATTTTATAGACCTGGGTACGGCGATAGAAATATTTACGCCGGTCTATCAGTTTTTCCTGACAGATGCAGATTTCTGGCGGGCTACAAATTCATTACAGCTGGATGAGGTGATCGGGATTTATGCAGCTACCATTATGGATTGTCCGGAGAAGCTGACAGCATTGAATAATAAGCACCCCATGATACCCTTGCCTATGGCGGGGGCTGCCTTCAGGTTATTGCTACATGGGTTTTCGACAGAAGTACTACATGCTTTATTGGTCCAGGCAAAGCTGGAACAGGCAAAAGAAAAGTAA
- a CDS encoding acyl-CoA thioesterase, with the protein MTLTPKRAQESLIQMTELVLPNDTNVYTNLMGGRLMYWMDIAAALASMKHCAAPTVTASVDNISFENPIRLGNAVHIEAKVSRAFNSSMEVHLKVWGEDPVQQYRYKSNEAFMTFVALDPNGNPRPVPPIIAETEEEKTLYEGALRRRQLRLILGGKMKPQDAEELKALFV; encoded by the coding sequence ATGACTCTAACGCCAAAGCGCGCACAGGAATCCCTGATCCAGATGACTGAACTGGTATTGCCCAATGATACCAACGTATATACCAACCTTATGGGAGGTCGCCTGATGTACTGGATGGATATCGCTGCTGCCCTTGCCAGCATGAAGCATTGCGCTGCCCCCACTGTTACAGCCTCGGTAGACAACATTTCATTTGAAAATCCCATCCGTCTTGGCAATGCTGTTCACATCGAAGCAAAGGTAAGCCGCGCATTCAACTCCAGTATGGAAGTGCACCTGAAAGTATGGGGTGAAGACCCTGTACAGCAGTACCGTTACAAATCCAACGAAGCTTTTATGACATTCGTTGCCCTGGATCCAAACGGTAATCCCCGCCCGGTGCCTCCTATTATTGCTGAAACTGAAGAGGAAAAAACTTTGTACGAGGGTGCATTGCGCCGCAGACAGCTCCGTCTGATCCTGGGTGGAAAAATGAAGCCACAGGATGCTGAAGAGCTGAAAGCGTTATTCGTTTAA
- the hxpB gene encoding hexitol phosphatase HxpB has protein sequence MIDTVIFDMDGLLIDSEPLWGQAMREVFASVGVELSMELASHTTGLRTAEVVDYWHNYFKWKGKSTEQVTNEIIDSVTEKIIKRGKPMKGLEYILDFFEKRKFKMGLASSSPLRLIDAATTHFGIKNRFLAISSAEFESHGKPHPAVYLACAKALDSNALDCIAFEDSVTGMTAAKAARMKVVAVPEGHNRHNKRYALADVTLNSLKDFNDDILGKL, from the coding sequence ATGATCGATACGGTAATATTTGACATGGATGGGTTATTAATTGACTCAGAGCCACTATGGGGACAGGCAATGCGAGAGGTATTTGCAAGTGTCGGAGTGGAATTGTCTATGGAATTAGCCAGCCACACTACAGGGCTGCGTACGGCAGAGGTGGTTGATTACTGGCATAACTACTTCAAATGGAAGGGAAAATCGACCGAACAGGTAACGAACGAGATTATTGATTCGGTGACTGAAAAGATTATTAAAAGAGGTAAGCCCATGAAAGGGCTGGAATATATTCTGGATTTCTTTGAAAAGCGGAAATTCAAGATGGGGCTGGCATCATCTTCCCCCTTACGGTTGATTGACGCAGCTACTACCCATTTTGGGATCAAAAATCGTTTCCTGGCAATCTCTTCTGCAGAGTTTGAATCACATGGCAAACCGCACCCGGCTGTATACCTGGCCTGCGCCAAAGCACTGGATAGTAATGCATTGGACTGTATTGCATTTGAAGACTCTGTAACGGGTATGACTGCGGCAAAAGCAGCCAGAATGAAGGTGGTAGCAGTACCTGAAGGGCATAACAGGCATAACAAGCGTTATGCACTGGCAGATGTAACGCTGAACAGCCTGAAGGATTTCAACGATGATATCTTAGGAAAGTTATAA